A region from the Clavibacter sp. A6099 genome encodes:
- a CDS encoding NUDIX hydrolase → MSSADAQPEPERTWATTARRDLHRGRVVLVEHDVLLPDGSASRYEVDESVPFAVATLVIDGDAVILSRQYRHPLGRWILDLPGGAGDASEHPVDAARRELEEELGLVAPDLHPLRTYAVNPGRASWLVHVFACTTPTTAGTADRSDPSEQVRLVRMPVAELDALIAAGGIEDPTLLIARAAAAEQGLLPPVAPAG, encoded by the coding sequence ATGAGCAGCGCGGACGCCCAGCCCGAACCCGAGCGCACCTGGGCCACGACCGCCCGCCGCGACCTCCACCGCGGCCGGGTCGTCCTCGTCGAGCACGACGTGCTGCTGCCCGACGGGTCCGCGTCGCGCTACGAGGTGGACGAGAGCGTGCCGTTCGCGGTCGCGACGCTCGTGATCGACGGCGACGCCGTGATCCTGTCGCGCCAGTACCGGCACCCGCTCGGCCGGTGGATCCTCGACCTCCCCGGCGGCGCGGGCGACGCCTCCGAGCACCCCGTCGACGCCGCCCGCCGCGAGCTCGAGGAGGAGCTCGGCCTCGTCGCGCCCGACCTCCACCCGTTGCGGACCTACGCGGTGAACCCCGGCCGCGCGTCCTGGCTCGTGCACGTCTTCGCCTGCACGACCCCGACCACCGCCGGCACCGCCGACCGCTCCGACCCGTCCGAGCAGGTGCGCCTCGTCCGCATGCCCGTCGCGGAGCTCGACGCGCTCATCGCCGCGGGCGGCATCGAGGACCCGACCCTGCTTATCGCCCGCGCGGCCGCCGCCGAGCAGGGGCTGCTGCCGCCCGTCGCACCGGCGGGATAG
- a CDS encoding GNAT family N-acetyltransferase, producing MTALSAVASVADDEALHAFLAAADLTVTGLDDPGVRLWIQRDADGRITGSTGFELSADGRHALIRSVAVDPALRSAGLGSTLARHALAEAAAAGAGRAWLFSRRSGPFWQGLGFQEADRDALAAVLPDARQVVAFRASGQLAREVAWSRPLGSAADPERRG from the coding sequence GTGACGGCCTTGTCGGCCGTCGCCTCCGTGGCCGACGACGAGGCGCTGCACGCCTTCCTCGCGGCGGCGGACCTCACGGTCACCGGGCTCGACGACCCCGGCGTGCGGCTCTGGATCCAGCGCGACGCCGACGGGCGGATCACCGGCAGCACCGGGTTCGAGCTGAGCGCGGACGGGCGGCACGCGCTGATCCGCAGCGTCGCGGTGGATCCCGCCCTGCGGTCCGCGGGCCTCGGCTCGACGCTCGCCCGGCACGCGCTCGCCGAGGCGGCCGCCGCCGGCGCCGGGCGCGCCTGGCTGTTCTCGCGGAGGTCCGGTCCGTTCTGGCAGGGCCTCGGCTTCCAGGAGGCCGATCGCGACGCGCTCGCCGCCGTGCTGCCGGACGCCCGCCAGGTCGTCGCGTTCCGCGCGAGCGGGCAGCTGGCGCGCGAGGTCGCGTGGTCGCGCCCGCTGGGATCGGCCGCGGACCCGGAGCGCCGGGGGTGA
- a CDS encoding fluoride efflux transporter FluC: protein MTDHPQPDRGAPRDRAPHDDAPLDSDVEVDDDPGRPVHLRWSSLGLVAIGGAVGTGVREALALTWPAPAGGIPVTILLINVVGAFVLGALLESLARRGPDEGRRRAIRLLVGTGVLGGFTTYSSLATDAASLTGSALGVAFAYAGLSLVLGAAASAAGIAAGAAIHRRTAARRATGAAS from the coding sequence ATGACCGACCACCCGCAGCCCGACCGCGGCGCACCCCGCGACAGGGCGCCTCACGACGACGCGCCCCTCGACAGCGACGTCGAGGTGGACGACGACCCGGGCCGCCCGGTCCACCTCCGCTGGTCGTCCCTCGGCCTCGTGGCGATCGGCGGCGCCGTCGGCACGGGCGTCCGCGAGGCGCTCGCGCTCACGTGGCCGGCGCCCGCCGGGGGCATCCCCGTCACGATCCTCCTGATCAACGTGGTCGGCGCCTTCGTGCTCGGCGCCCTGCTGGAGTCGCTCGCCCGCCGCGGGCCCGACGAGGGCCGACGCCGCGCGATCCGCCTGCTGGTGGGCACGGGCGTGCTCGGCGGCTTCACCACCTACAGCTCGCTCGCGACCGACGCGGCATCGCTCACGGGATCCGCGCTCGGCGTCGCGTTCGCGTACGCGGGGCTCTCGCTCGTGCTGGGCGCCGCGGCGTCCGCCGCCGGGATCGCCGCGGGCGCCGCCATCCACCGCCGCACCGCTGCCCGCCGCGCGACGGGGGCGGCGTCGTGA
- a CDS encoding type I polyketide synthase yields MNENTDDAELDRRLARTPLAVVGISSLFPGSSDVEGFWNGIVDRVDSIRDIPEWHWDVDDHYSADRSAPDKTYAKRGGFIDPVPFHPIEFGIPPAQLDVTDVLQLLSLVVTRDVLEDARAEGSGWYDRERTGIVLGVTGANQLTQPLSARLQTPAVRRAARSIGLSEADADELARRFSAGFAPWEENSFPGMLGNVVAGRVANRFDLGGMNMTVDAACASSLGALRAAAAELVDHRADTMITGGCDAENTIFMYLCFSKTPAFSPTGDVRPFDASSDGTLIGEGIGMLALRRLDDAERDGNRIYSVIRGIGSASDGRYKSIYAPRASGQQLALRRAYEDADCSPASVSIIEAHGTGTAVGDATELSALAEVLADSGASESSIGIGSVKSQIGHTKAAAGAAGLIKLSLALQHRILPPTIKVEKPADSFTGSPLHVATRTRPWFRTPERPVRRAGLSAFGFGGTNFHIVLEEHPRSRELGNALDRPTVWLWTAPTAEELAAALDAGAAPTPSGTAISADAPRIAVVAITEAERDALLPAAARRLRESPGSAWSDPRGIHHRPSALGGGVGILFSGQGSQHVDAGLGAVLREPLLMDALEDAYATPGLEHLAAVAYPPPPADAEAAAEAERTLRATENAQPAIGALSAAHHRLLGEQGLGLAASGFVGHSFGELAALWAAGSFDHSTFLTLARERGRAMAEAAGAHGDAGSMAAVLADRETVDRLIAASEGALLCNANSPRQHVVGGPVAAVAELVRRAEADGIRVVELPVSAAFHTPAVAGAVGAFGQAVRSHGVGAPTRGRVYANTADEEYGEDAEANARILADQLARPVEFERAVRRMHDDGIRILVECGPGNVLGRLATSILADDPDVLVVSADGGDPETAQHALATAVAQLAVAGALPRWQSAGLRARPAARPGKGPAVMLAGVNHVSADRAAAFEELLATPYALRTDAPHEQDASPAPLLPSTPADDPTSPRPRAELVPTTPIPYLPRSESSTMSVTTASTATRTAPVTADQLDLAKEQLHVHAAFLSGQQNVSESLLAMLDGGAGRLSVDGMREIVAQCIAVGDAHVQVNRLITGVGDGGASPAHGLPTSIDGGALLARPRVEATVGAPAPSTDAGAPAGADADAAPAAAPAAGLHPVPAPAPASAPEPAPARVPAPAPAPVEEPAPAAASAASAPAAADPAAEVDVDALVREIVAEKTGYSADILESDMGIEADLGIDSIKRVEILGAIGERFPGRAPFSPEEVAELRTLGDIVEALRGQTTGTSRERRASSAADDEEAAPGIRRSTVRWAPIAGPDLPVTVAPRVVRVRDGSASGIAPRLRDELRAAGHDVRIDGDTPDRPDDADAAADLVLIVGPRPDADATETLVDALDAVRAFAVTVADRAATGPATGPATGPGADGTDAAPQLLAVGLVDDRDSTDARGIAAAGLAGLVRTLRIEHPGIRARALLLDGGADDTAAALIAWELDDTADGLDTVRWRDGRREAPVVEPEAPAHDAGAPGRAAYADLGSDDLVLVTGGAQGITARCIRDLAAARPGPGLVLVGRTPLEDEDGWSRDLADEADLRAAATEHLRSTDRRPTPRSVGALVASVAARRQVRDQLARLRAGGTEAHYASVDLTDRDATARALAPFADRIVGIVHGTGAIADRLLVDKTREDAARVVSTKVRSLENAISALGGTDRLRHVALFSSVAGLFGNRGQSDYAMANAVLDRWAEALADRLPDAHVVAIDWGAWEGGMVSDAVRELFRSRGYALVGQDDGARLFVEQFGSARTGQTHVLLGPAEPLSGDPAPLRPTRSALPMGELLDSELVRAHALEGRRILPTAAGVCLLAGAAIRHTGRGIARIEDIRVTAGVEEGTGASFAVALSEGPAAADGSATVRAVLASVGDGPAGADRPRFTAVLVSGSAGAAGLAGSAPTGQVGAIPPLRPIDPYASGLLFHGDALRAVTGIARDGADVIVGAVDPRIPRPAETTGAPPLDAATLDVLLQAALVAAHEATGMRTLPSAIGALRWTGEASPGDPLTVRATRIEERPDGVRMDLEARAGGRLLAVLDGVVVTRRPEPSPEPVAEAAAAAASATTAEIHATTTQTAIRA; encoded by the coding sequence ATGAACGAGAATACCGACGACGCGGAACTCGACCGTCGCCTGGCGCGCACCCCGCTCGCCGTGGTGGGCATTTCGAGCCTGTTCCCGGGATCCTCCGATGTGGAGGGCTTCTGGAACGGCATCGTCGATCGCGTGGATTCCATCCGGGACATCCCGGAATGGCACTGGGACGTCGACGACCACTATTCGGCGGACCGGTCGGCGCCGGACAAGACGTACGCCAAGCGCGGCGGCTTCATCGACCCGGTGCCGTTCCACCCGATCGAGTTCGGGATCCCGCCGGCACAGCTCGACGTCACCGACGTGCTGCAGCTGCTCAGCCTCGTCGTCACCCGCGACGTGCTGGAGGACGCGCGCGCCGAGGGCAGCGGCTGGTACGACCGCGAGCGCACGGGCATCGTGCTCGGCGTCACGGGCGCCAACCAGCTGACGCAGCCGCTCTCGGCCCGCCTGCAGACCCCCGCCGTGCGCCGGGCGGCGCGCTCGATCGGGCTGAGCGAGGCCGACGCCGACGAGCTCGCCCGCCGCTTCAGCGCCGGGTTCGCCCCCTGGGAGGAGAACTCGTTCCCCGGGATGCTCGGCAACGTGGTGGCCGGCCGCGTGGCCAACCGCTTCGACCTCGGCGGCATGAACATGACGGTGGACGCGGCCTGCGCCAGCTCGCTCGGCGCCCTCCGCGCCGCCGCGGCCGAGCTCGTGGACCACCGCGCCGACACGATGATCACGGGCGGCTGCGACGCCGAGAACACGATCTTCATGTACCTGTGCTTCTCGAAGACGCCCGCGTTCAGCCCCACGGGCGACGTGCGGCCGTTCGACGCCTCCAGCGACGGCACCCTGATCGGCGAGGGCATCGGCATGCTCGCGCTGCGCCGCCTCGACGACGCCGAGCGCGACGGCAACCGGATCTACTCGGTGATCCGCGGCATCGGCTCCGCGAGCGACGGCCGCTACAAGTCCATCTACGCGCCGCGGGCGAGCGGGCAGCAGCTCGCGCTCCGCCGGGCGTACGAGGACGCCGACTGCTCCCCCGCGTCGGTGTCGATCATCGAGGCGCACGGCACGGGCACCGCGGTCGGCGACGCCACCGAGCTCAGCGCGCTGGCCGAGGTGCTGGCCGACAGCGGGGCGTCGGAGTCGTCCATCGGCATCGGATCCGTGAAGTCGCAGATCGGGCACACCAAGGCCGCGGCGGGCGCCGCCGGCCTCATCAAGCTCTCGCTCGCGCTGCAGCACCGGATCCTGCCGCCCACCATCAAGGTCGAGAAGCCCGCGGACTCGTTCACGGGCAGCCCGCTGCACGTGGCCACGCGGACGCGGCCGTGGTTCCGGACGCCCGAGCGGCCCGTGCGCCGCGCGGGCCTGTCCGCCTTCGGCTTCGGGGGCACGAACTTCCACATCGTGCTCGAGGAGCACCCGAGGTCGCGGGAGCTCGGCAACGCGCTCGACCGCCCGACCGTGTGGCTCTGGACCGCGCCGACCGCCGAGGAGCTCGCCGCCGCGCTGGATGCGGGAGCGGCGCCCACGCCGTCCGGCACCGCCATCTCCGCGGACGCGCCCCGCATCGCCGTGGTCGCCATCACGGAGGCCGAGCGCGACGCGCTCCTGCCGGCCGCCGCCAGGCGCCTGCGCGAGTCGCCCGGCAGCGCGTGGTCCGATCCGCGCGGGATCCACCACCGGCCGTCGGCCCTCGGCGGCGGCGTCGGGATCCTGTTCTCGGGCCAGGGCAGCCAGCACGTCGACGCCGGCCTCGGCGCCGTGCTCCGCGAGCCCCTGCTGATGGACGCGCTGGAGGACGCGTACGCGACCCCCGGCCTCGAGCACCTGGCCGCCGTCGCGTACCCGCCGCCGCCCGCCGACGCGGAGGCCGCTGCCGAGGCCGAGCGCACGCTCCGGGCGACCGAGAACGCGCAGCCCGCCATCGGCGCGCTGTCCGCCGCCCACCACCGGCTCCTCGGGGAGCAGGGGCTGGGGCTCGCCGCATCCGGCTTCGTCGGGCACAGCTTCGGCGAGCTGGCGGCGCTGTGGGCGGCCGGGTCGTTCGACCACTCGACCTTCCTCACGCTGGCCCGCGAACGCGGCCGGGCGATGGCCGAGGCGGCGGGCGCGCACGGCGACGCCGGATCCATGGCCGCGGTGCTCGCCGACCGGGAGACCGTCGACCGGCTCATCGCCGCGAGCGAGGGCGCGCTCCTGTGCAACGCCAACAGCCCGCGCCAGCACGTCGTCGGCGGACCGGTCGCGGCCGTCGCCGAGCTCGTGCGCCGGGCGGAGGCCGACGGGATCCGCGTGGTCGAGCTGCCCGTGTCCGCCGCGTTCCACACGCCCGCCGTCGCGGGCGCCGTGGGCGCGTTCGGGCAGGCGGTGCGATCGCACGGCGTGGGCGCCCCGACGCGGGGACGCGTCTACGCGAACACGGCCGACGAGGAGTACGGGGAGGACGCCGAGGCGAACGCCCGGATCCTCGCGGACCAGCTCGCCCGGCCCGTGGAGTTCGAGCGGGCCGTGCGGCGCATGCACGACGACGGCATCCGGATCCTCGTGGAGTGCGGCCCCGGGAACGTCCTCGGCCGCCTGGCCACGAGCATCCTCGCCGACGACCCCGACGTGCTCGTCGTGAGCGCGGACGGCGGGGACCCCGAGACCGCACAGCACGCGCTCGCCACCGCTGTCGCGCAGCTGGCCGTCGCGGGGGCGCTCCCGCGCTGGCAGAGCGCCGGCCTGCGGGCGCGACCCGCGGCCCGCCCGGGCAAGGGCCCCGCCGTGATGCTCGCGGGCGTGAACCACGTGTCCGCCGACCGCGCGGCCGCGTTCGAGGAGCTCCTCGCCACCCCGTACGCGCTCCGCACGGACGCCCCCCACGAGCAGGACGCCTCCCCCGCGCCCCTGCTCCCGTCGACCCCGGCCGACGACCCCACGAGCCCGCGCCCTCGCGCGGAGCTCGTGCCCACCACCCCCATCCCGTACCTCCCGCGAAGCGAGTCATCCACCATGAGCGTCACCACCGCATCCACCGCCACCCGGACCGCCCCCGTCACCGCCGATCAGCTCGACCTCGCGAAGGAGCAGCTGCACGTGCACGCCGCGTTCCTCTCCGGGCAGCAGAACGTCAGCGAGTCCCTGCTCGCGATGCTCGACGGGGGCGCCGGCCGCCTCTCCGTGGACGGCATGCGCGAGATCGTCGCGCAGTGCATCGCCGTCGGCGACGCGCACGTGCAGGTCAACCGGCTGATCACCGGCGTCGGCGACGGCGGGGCGTCCCCCGCGCACGGCCTGCCGACGTCGATCGACGGCGGTGCGCTCCTCGCGCGGCCGCGGGTCGAGGCGACGGTGGGGGCGCCCGCGCCGTCGACCGACGCGGGCGCTCCCGCGGGTGCCGACGCTGACGCCGCTCCTGCCGCCGCTCCTGCCGCCGGGCTGCACCCCGTCCCCGCGCCGGCGCCCGCTTCGGCCCCGGAGCCCGCTCCCGCGCGCGTCCCCGCTCCCGCTCCCGCTCCCGTCGAGGAGCCGGCCCCCGCGGCCGCGTCGGCCGCGTCGGCACCCGCCGCCGCGGATCCGGCCGCCGAGGTGGACGTCGACGCGCTCGTCCGCGAGATCGTGGCCGAGAAGACCGGCTACTCGGCCGACATCCTCGAGTCGGACATGGGCATCGAGGCGGACCTCGGCATCGACTCGATCAAGCGGGTCGAGATCCTGGGCGCCATCGGCGAGCGCTTCCCCGGCCGCGCGCCGTTCTCGCCCGAGGAGGTCGCCGAGCTGCGCACCCTCGGCGACATCGTGGAGGCCCTGCGCGGCCAGACCACAGGCACCAGCCGCGAGCGCCGCGCGTCGTCCGCCGCGGACGACGAGGAGGCTGCGCCAGGGATCCGCAGGTCGACGGTGCGCTGGGCCCCCATCGCGGGACCCGACCTCCCGGTGACCGTGGCGCCCCGCGTGGTCCGGGTGCGTGACGGATCCGCGTCGGGCATCGCGCCCCGGCTGCGGGACGAGCTCCGGGCGGCAGGGCACGACGTGCGGATCGACGGGGACACCCCCGATCGCCCCGACGACGCCGACGCCGCCGCCGACCTCGTGCTGATCGTCGGCCCCCGCCCGGACGCCGACGCGACGGAGACGCTCGTGGACGCGCTCGACGCGGTCCGCGCGTTCGCCGTGACCGTCGCGGATCGCGCGGCCACCGGGCCGGCCACCGGGCCGGCCACCGGGCCGGGCGCAGACGGCACCGACGCGGCCCCGCAGCTGCTCGCGGTCGGGCTCGTCGACGACCGGGACAGCACCGACGCGCGCGGCATAGCCGCGGCGGGGCTCGCGGGCCTCGTCCGCACGCTGCGCATCGAGCACCCGGGGATCCGCGCCCGCGCGCTGCTCCTCGATGGCGGCGCGGACGACACCGCGGCCGCCCTCATCGCGTGGGAGCTCGACGACACCGCCGACGGGCTCGACACCGTCAGGTGGCGCGACGGCCGGCGCGAGGCGCCCGTGGTCGAGCCGGAGGCGCCCGCCCACGACGCGGGCGCCCCCGGCCGGGCCGCGTACGCGGACCTCGGATCCGACGACCTGGTGCTCGTCACGGGCGGCGCGCAGGGCATCACGGCCCGCTGCATCCGCGACCTCGCCGCCGCGCGCCCCGGCCCGGGGCTCGTGCTCGTCGGACGCACGCCGCTCGAGGACGAGGACGGCTGGTCGCGCGACCTCGCCGACGAGGCGGATCTCCGCGCCGCCGCCACCGAGCACCTCCGGAGCACCGACCGGCGCCCCACGCCGCGCTCCGTGGGCGCGCTCGTGGCGTCCGTCGCCGCGCGCCGCCAGGTGCGGGACCAGCTCGCCCGGCTCCGCGCGGGCGGCACCGAGGCGCACTACGCGAGCGTCGACCTCACCGACCGCGACGCCACCGCCCGCGCCCTCGCGCCGTTCGCCGACCGCATCGTCGGCATCGTGCACGGCACCGGCGCCATCGCCGACCGGCTGCTCGTCGACAAGACCCGCGAGGACGCCGCCCGCGTCGTCTCCACCAAGGTCCGCAGCCTCGAGAACGCGATCTCCGCGCTCGGCGGCACGGATCGGCTCCGGCACGTGGCGCTGTTCTCCTCGGTCGCCGGCCTCTTCGGCAACCGCGGCCAGTCCGACTACGCCATGGCCAACGCCGTGCTCGACCGCTGGGCGGAGGCGCTCGCCGACCGCCTGCCCGACGCGCACGTCGTCGCCATCGACTGGGGCGCGTGGGAGGGCGGCATGGTCTCCGACGCGGTCCGCGAGCTGTTCCGCTCCCGCGGGTACGCGCTCGTGGGGCAGGACGACGGGGCGCGCCTGTTCGTCGAGCAGTTCGGATCCGCGCGCACGGGCCAGACGCACGTGCTGCTCGGGCCGGCCGAGCCGCTCTCCGGGGATCCGGCGCCGCTGCGCCCCACGCGCAGCGCCCTGCCGATGGGCGAGCTGCTCGACTCCGAGCTGGTGCGCGCCCACGCGCTGGAGGGGCGGCGGATCCTGCCCACGGCCGCGGGCGTGTGCCTGCTGGCGGGCGCCGCGATCCGCCACACCGGACGGGGCATCGCGCGGATCGAGGACATCCGCGTGACCGCGGGCGTCGAGGAGGGCACTGGCGCCTCCTTCGCCGTCGCGCTCTCGGAGGGGCCGGCCGCGGCGGACGGATCCGCCACCGTTCGCGCGGTCCTCGCGAGCGTCGGAGATGGGCCGGCGGGTGCCGACCGGCCCCGGTTCACGGCCGTGCTCGTGAGCGGGTCGGCCGGAGCGGCGGGCCTCGCGGGATCGGCCCCGACAGGTCAGGTGGGCGCGATCCCGCCGCTCCGCCCGATCGACCCCTACGCCTCCGGGCTGCTCTTCCACGGCGACGCGCTGCGCGCCGTCACGGGGATCGCCCGGGACGGCGCCGACGTGATCGTCGGGGCGGTGGATCCGCGGATCCCGCGGCCGGCCGAGACCACCGGCGCGCCCCCGCTGGACGCCGCGACGCTCGACGTGCTCCTGCAGGCCGCGCTGGTCGCGGCCCACGAGGCGACCGGGATGCGGACGCTGCCGTCCGCCATCGGCGCGCTGCGGTGGACGGGGGAGGCCTCGCCGGGAGACCCGCTCACCGTCCGCGCCACCCGCATCGAGGAGCGGCCGGACGGCGTGCGGATGGACCTCGAGGCGCGCGCGGGCGGCCGCCTGCTCGCGGTGCTGGACGGCGTCGTCGTCACCCGCCGACCGGAGCCCTCGCCGGAGCCCGTCGCGGAGGCCGCCGCGGCCGCCGCCTCGGCGACGACCGCCGAGATCCACGCCACGACGACGCAGACGGCGATCCGCGCATGA
- a CDS encoding MerR family transcriptional regulator: MTALPISELAERSGCSVATIKYYLREGLLHPGVKVNARRTAFDETHLARLRLVRGLIHVVGVTVEQAGTILDLVADPDQSVVGAMRKATAALPTGDRSSSAAGEAAPARSTAATEALLDRLGVQHTADSVPVAQLDRALELAEEAGIPLDESQIRTYVDAVRDIADADFSRVPWSDPQGAVEFAVLGTALYEPVLLALRRVAHHEKGLTLERGEA; this comes from the coding sequence ATGACCGCCCTGCCCATATCCGAGCTCGCCGAGCGATCCGGCTGCTCCGTCGCCACCATCAAGTACTACCTGCGCGAGGGGCTGCTCCACCCGGGCGTCAAGGTCAACGCCCGCCGGACCGCGTTCGACGAGACCCACCTGGCGCGGCTGCGACTCGTCCGCGGCCTCATCCACGTGGTCGGCGTCACCGTCGAGCAGGCAGGGACGATCCTCGACCTCGTCGCGGATCCCGACCAGAGCGTGGTGGGCGCGATGCGGAAGGCCACGGCCGCGCTCCCCACCGGCGACCGCTCGAGCTCCGCCGCCGGCGAGGCCGCCCCGGCGCGCTCCACCGCGGCGACCGAGGCCCTGCTGGACCGCCTGGGCGTGCAGCACACGGCCGATTCCGTGCCCGTCGCGCAGCTCGATCGCGCCCTCGAGCTCGCGGAGGAAGCGGGGATCCCGCTCGACGAGTCGCAGATCCGCACCTACGTCGACGCGGTGCGGGACATCGCGGACGCCGACTTCTCGCGCGTCCCCTGGTCGGACCCGCAGGGCGCCGTGGAGTTCGCGGTGCTCGGCACGGCGCTCTACGAGCCCGTGCTGCTCGCCCTCCGCCGCGTCGCGCACCACGAGAAGGGCCTCACCCTGGAGCGCGGCGAGGCCTGA
- a CDS encoding YdcF family protein: MRTRPLLVAIGASAAVAFVASEVAHRLASTRGLDRSRPGAEVGREAIVVLGYGNRGPRANAINRYRVRAGLRSMDPRATSSTLILCGGSVMGTEPEARILARYARDELGYRGPLVLEDTSTSTRENIANAIPFLEDADTIRIVSDSVHAAKARPYLRELRPDLAERLARAEEYRVGEVPWMKPTVLVVLLLKRWGWA, translated from the coding sequence ATGCGGACCCGCCCCCTGCTCGTCGCGATCGGGGCCTCCGCCGCGGTCGCCTTCGTCGCCAGCGAGGTCGCGCACCGCCTGGCCAGCACGCGCGGGCTCGACCGCAGCCGGCCGGGCGCCGAGGTGGGCCGGGAGGCGATCGTGGTGCTGGGCTACGGCAACCGCGGTCCGCGCGCCAACGCCATCAACCGGTACCGGGTCCGGGCGGGGCTGCGCTCGATGGATCCGCGCGCCACCTCGAGCACCCTCATCCTCTGCGGCGGATCGGTCATGGGCACCGAGCCCGAGGCGCGGATCCTCGCCAGGTACGCCCGCGACGAGCTCGGCTACCGGGGCCCGCTCGTCCTCGAGGACACGAGCACCAGCACGCGCGAGAACATCGCCAACGCGATCCCGTTCCTCGAGGACGCCGACACCATCCGCATCGTCTCCGACTCGGTGCACGCCGCGAAGGCCCGCCCCTACCTCCGGGAGCTGCGGCCTGACCTCGCCGAGCGCCTCGCGCGGGCCGAGGAGTACCGCGTCGGCGAGGTGCCGTGGATGAAGCCGACCGTGCTCGTCGTGCTCCTGCTGAAGCGCTGGGGCTGGGCGTAA
- a CDS encoding class I SAM-dependent methyltransferase translates to MTGPVADAYAARAAEYAERLGTLDAVHPADLALVTTWAHGITGSVLDAGCGPGHWTALLASRGLDARGVDLVPAFVAHARAAHPRVPFEVGDLDALDAGDGALGGALAWYSLIHHAPDRIDVPLAELARVVRPGGGLLVGAFAGPDGIADAEPFDHAVTRAWRWSPDELAARIDAAGFEVDEVHTRISTRQRPHLAIVARRRTDARA, encoded by the coding sequence GTGACGGGCCCCGTCGCCGATGCCTACGCCGCGCGCGCCGCCGAGTACGCGGAGCGCCTCGGCACCCTCGACGCCGTGCACCCAGCCGATCTCGCGCTCGTGACGACGTGGGCGCACGGGATCACGGGCTCCGTGCTCGACGCCGGCTGCGGACCCGGCCACTGGACCGCGCTCCTCGCCTCCCGCGGCCTCGACGCGCGCGGCGTGGACCTCGTGCCGGCCTTCGTCGCGCACGCCCGCGCCGCGCATCCGCGCGTCCCGTTCGAGGTCGGCGACCTGGACGCGCTCGACGCCGGGGACGGCGCGCTCGGCGGCGCGCTCGCCTGGTACTCGCTCATCCACCACGCGCCCGACCGCATCGACGTGCCGCTCGCCGAGCTGGCGCGGGTCGTCCGGCCGGGCGGCGGCCTGCTCGTCGGCGCGTTCGCGGGCCCCGACGGGATCGCGGACGCCGAGCCGTTCGACCACGCCGTCACGCGCGCGTGGCGCTGGTCGCCGGATGAGCTGGCCGCGCGGATCGACGCCGCGGGCTTCGAGGTGGACGAGGTGCACACGCGCATCTCGACCCGGCAGCGGCCGCACCTCGCCATCGTCGCGCGCCGTCGCACGGACGCCCGCGCCTAG
- a CDS encoding acyl carrier protein, with translation MVETHEVREWLIEKIAVRTGSEKQDVRPDMFFDEFDLDSTEALVLAGELEEWLGFALAPTALWYFPTIEKLAEHVASSSEPESVPR, from the coding sequence ATGGTCGAAACGCACGAGGTACGAGAATGGCTGATCGAGAAGATCGCCGTGCGCACGGGCTCGGAGAAGCAGGACGTGCGCCCCGACATGTTCTTCGACGAATTCGACCTGGATTCCACGGAGGCGCTGGTGCTCGCGGGCGAGCTGGAGGAATGGCTGGGTTTCGCGCTCGCCCCCACGGCCCTCTGGTACTTCCCCACCATCGAGAAGCTCGCCGAGCACGTGGCGAGCTCCTCCGAACCCGAGTCCGTCCCCCGCTGA
- a CDS encoding fluoride efflux transporter FluC, translating to MTGPLVFALICVAGGVGSALRLLLDGAIRGRLGAAYPWGTTVINVTGSLGLGLLTGAAAQAGLPHDLLLILGGGLMGGYTTFSTASLETVRLAQAGRVGAALANGLGMLVVCIAAAGLGIAVGGAL from the coding sequence GTGACCGGCCCGCTCGTGTTCGCGCTCATCTGCGTGGCCGGCGGCGTCGGATCCGCCCTCCGCCTGCTCCTCGACGGCGCCATCCGCGGCCGCCTCGGCGCCGCGTACCCATGGGGCACGACCGTCATCAACGTCACGGGATCCCTCGGCCTCGGCCTCCTCACGGGCGCCGCCGCGCAGGCGGGCCTCCCGCACGACCTCCTCCTCATCCTCGGCGGCGGCCTGATGGGCGGATACACGACCTTCAGCACCGCGAGCCTCGAGACCGTGCGGCTCGCGCAGGCCGGCAGGGTCGGCGCGGCGCTCGCGAACGGACTGGGGATGCTCGTCGTCTGCATCGCGGCGGCGGGCCTCGGGATCGCGGTGGGCGGGGCGCTGTGA